CCAGCCTGATCGGCTCACCGGAGGCGTCACCCCCCTTTACGGCGTCTCGGCCGAGTGGGGCTACGCGGCGAAGCCTATGTTGGTGACGTACTCGTACTGGCCCCACTGAGAACCGAGGTCGGGCAGGACGTCGGTCCACTCGTCTTCCAGGCCCTGGACGTCGCCCGCGGCCCAGGCCTCGACGATCCGGTCCCAGCGGCGGACGTTCATCGTGCGGTACTCCACCACCCGCTGCAGGGGCCTGGCCACCTGCGACTGATTCAGCGGGTGGATCTCCACCCTGGTCCCGCGCCCCTCACGGTTGAGACGGGCCAGGAGATGCCGGGCCACATTGCGACGGCGCACCGCCCGGTAGGCGGCGTCGATGCGTTCCAGGTTGGCCTTCGACGGCCGGCGCGTGCCCTCCAGCCAGGCCTGCAGTGTCCGGTCGGTCACCGTCAGGCCGGCGTCCTTGGCCGCGGCGAGGCTGTGGTCGGTCTTCGTCAGGTAGTGCAGGCGGGCCATCAGGCCGCGCTTCGCGGTGACCGGGGTGACGATGCCGCCCGCGAGGACGTCGAGCTGCCGGATGACGGCATCGCTTCCCTTGATGCCCCGGGCGCCGAACTTCCCGAAGTCGATGTTCCTCTCCGGCACTTCGCACCCTTCTCCATCGAACTCCGTTGCCTGAAACGATAGTTGAGATTCTACCTTATGCAGGCCTATCAGAGGTTATGTGATGCTTTCCTCCGGCGATCAACACCTTGCCCGGCAGCTGAAGCGCGCCCAGAACACCGCACGACTCCCTCCTCGATGGCGCAGCCCTTCCCTGCTGTCCTACCCCGGCCTGAGAAAGGGAGCTGAGATATGCGGAGCTCTACGGGACGGGGTACGGAGGTACCGGAGCCGAGCGGCCCCCCAGGGCCGGGCGGCGGCACCGGCCACAGGCACCGGCCACGCTTACGCGCTTTTGGTCGTCACGGTCGGTACAACCCGAGACGCAGCTCCGCTGATGCCGCCTACGGCCCGCAGTTGACTCATGGAGCCGCACGCGAAGCTACTTGGGCCCCGACGGTGCCCGGTGTGCGCCTTCCTGCGAGACATCAGATAGGGAAGAGCTTGCGTTTTCGCAGGTCACAGCGTTGCAGTGGGGATGCTTGTGACTCCCG
This Streptomyces sp. NBC_00376 DNA region includes the following protein-coding sequences:
- a CDS encoding transcriptional regulator: MPERNIDFGKFGARGIKGSDAVIRQLDVLAGGIVTPVTAKRGLMARLHYLTKTDHSLAAAKDAGLTVTDRTLQAWLEGTRRPSKANLERIDAAYRAVRRRNVARHLLARLNREGRGTRVEIHPLNQSQVARPLQRVVEYRTMNVRRWDRIVEAWAAGDVQGLEDEWTDVLPDLGSQWGQYEYVTNIGFAA